One genomic window of Boudabousia tangfeifanii includes the following:
- the rsmI gene encoding 16S rRNA (cytidine(1402)-2'-O)-methyltransferase, translating to MDTQRSLPVQPAGSIWLACTPIGNTLDASSRLRQALSQADLVAAEDTRRALNLANRLELRINGRLISLHEHNEREKAAQLVEAAQNGSRVLVISDAGMPTVSDPGYNLTQIALERNIPMSVIPGPSAVLTSLALSGLPTDRFTFEGFLSRKDSARERQIASLAKEERTMVFFESPKRVHGTLEVMVNHFGAERKAALCRELTKTYEEVKRGTLAELVAATKGEVLGEISLVVAGAPEAEVSIEKLVAQVEELREDGLKTKAAVKQVAAAAGVSKNELYEAVLHSEANG from the coding sequence ATGGATACACAGCGAAGTCTTCCCGTACAACCCGCCGGTTCTATCTGGCTTGCTTGTACCCCTATTGGCAATACCTTGGACGCTTCTAGTCGTCTCAGGCAAGCCCTCAGCCAAGCGGATCTAGTCGCGGCAGAGGACACCCGTAGAGCACTCAACCTTGCGAATCGGCTCGAGCTACGAATCAACGGTCGGTTAATCTCCCTGCATGAGCACAACGAACGAGAGAAAGCAGCACAACTAGTTGAAGCCGCACAGAACGGCTCCCGCGTCCTCGTTATTTCTGATGCCGGTATGCCCACTGTTTCCGACCCAGGCTATAACCTAACCCAGATTGCGTTGGAACGTAACATTCCCATGTCGGTCATTCCCGGCCCCTCGGCAGTTCTCACCTCGCTAGCCCTTTCCGGTCTCCCAACAGATCGATTCACCTTTGAAGGCTTCCTGTCGCGTAAAGACAGCGCACGCGAACGTCAGATCGCATCCCTAGCTAAAGAAGAACGCACTATGGTGTTTTTCGAATCCCCTAAGCGCGTCCACGGCACACTCGAAGTAATGGTTAACCATTTTGGGGCCGAACGTAAAGCCGCTCTGTGCCGCGAACTTACCAAGACCTATGAAGAGGTGAAACGCGGGACTCTTGCTGAACTCGTGGCCGCCACCAAAGGCGAAGTACTAGGTGAAATTAGTCTAGTCGTAGCCGGTGCCCCCGAGGCCGAAGTTTCTATCGAAAAACTGGTTGCTCAAGTTGAAGAACTTAGAGAAGACGGCCTTAAGACCAAAGCTGCCGTGAAACAAGTAGCCGCAGCAGCTGGGGTCTCGAAAAACGAACTATACGAGGCAGTTCTACACTCTGAAGCAAACGGCTAA
- the tsaD gene encoding tRNA (adenosine(37)-N6)-threonylcarbamoyltransferase complex transferase subunit TsaD — translation MSTKENLPLVLGVESTCDETGVALVRGHELLVDVTASSMDQHARYGGIIPEIASRAHLESFLPTLESALEKAGVELSEVDAIACSAGPGLIGSLTVGNCAAKSLASALGKPLYGLNHVVGHLAVDQLVHGEFPERFVGLVVSGGHSNLLLVNDIATDIVELGGTLDDAAGEAFDKVGRLLGLPYPGGPHVDRLSQQGNPEAIKFPRGLSRPKDLKEHPYDFSFSGLKTAVARYIETLQKQGEELPVEDICAAFSEAVNDSLTSKAIAACQAHDVKTIVIGGGFSANSRLRSLLDERASAAGIEVRMPPLKYCTDNGAQIAALGSNLVAAGLAPSDWDFAPDSSMPLTETYIPGNRS, via the coding sequence ATGAGCACCAAGGAAAATCTGCCACTAGTTTTAGGGGTAGAGTCCACTTGTGATGAAACTGGTGTTGCTCTGGTTCGTGGCCATGAACTGCTAGTTGACGTGACTGCCTCTTCGATGGACCAGCACGCCCGATACGGGGGAATCATTCCCGAAATCGCTTCACGAGCTCACTTAGAATCTTTTTTGCCTACCTTAGAGTCAGCACTAGAAAAAGCTGGGGTGGAACTTTCCGAAGTTGACGCTATCGCTTGTTCTGCTGGCCCTGGCTTGATTGGTTCCCTAACGGTTGGTAACTGTGCTGCGAAATCATTGGCTTCGGCATTGGGAAAACCTCTTTACGGTTTAAACCACGTAGTTGGTCATCTAGCGGTTGACCAACTAGTGCATGGAGAATTCCCTGAGCGTTTTGTCGGACTTGTGGTTTCGGGGGGACACTCGAATTTGCTGCTGGTCAACGACATCGCTACCGATATCGTGGAACTTGGCGGCACCTTGGATGACGCTGCCGGGGAAGCCTTCGATAAGGTTGGTCGTCTTCTCGGTTTGCCATACCCTGGCGGTCCCCACGTGGATCGTCTTTCTCAGCAGGGAAATCCCGAAGCTATTAAGTTCCCGCGTGGGCTTTCCCGTCCTAAAGATTTGAAAGAGCATCCTTACGACTTCTCTTTCTCAGGACTCAAGACGGCAGTAGCACGTTACATTGAAACCTTGCAGAAGCAGGGTGAGGAGCTACCCGTCGAAGATATCTGCGCTGCCTTTAGCGAAGCTGTAAATGACTCGCTGACTAGCAAGGCGATCGCGGCTTGCCAAGCCCATGATGTCAAAACCATTGTTATCGGTGGTGGTTTCTCGGCAAACTCCCGCTTGCGTTCCTTGCTAGACGAACGGGCTAGTGCCGCCGGCATTGAAGTGCGGATGCCTCCGCTTAAGTACTGCACTGACAATGGAGCACAGATTGCCGCCTTAGGATCAAATCTAGTAGCGGCTGGGCTGGCACCTTCGGACTGGGATTTTGCTCCGGACTCATCCATGCCATTAACTGAAACCTATATTCCAGGAAACCGTAGCTGA